A genome region from Blastocatellia bacterium includes the following:
- a CDS encoding molybdenum cofactor guanylyltransferase has product MKADGFVTAGGNSSRMGRDKAWLELDGVTMIERVIAALRPVTASVTVIANRPEYARLRLPVVADTHPGVGPLEAIRTALAHSRQPRVALVGCDLPFVTSDLFRYLLGVGGGAQAVVPLDAAGQVEPLCAVYSTAALAHVSALIAQGERKVSHLFERIPTRFVAFDELRRLEGAGLFFENINSPADYQRALRRLNLPH; this is encoded by the coding sequence ATGAAGGCGGATGGGTTTGTCACTGCCGGCGGCAATAGCTCGCGGATGGGCCGCGACAAGGCATGGCTTGAGCTCGACGGCGTGACGATGATTGAGCGGGTGATTGCGGCGTTGCGGCCCGTGACCGCGAGCGTCACGGTCATCGCCAATCGCCCGGAGTATGCGCGACTCCGCCTGCCGGTCGTTGCCGACACGCATCCTGGCGTCGGTCCGCTCGAAGCCATACGGACCGCCCTGGCTCACTCCCGGCAGCCGCGTGTCGCACTGGTCGGCTGCGACCTGCCTTTTGTCACCTCCGATCTGTTCAGGTATCTGCTAGGGGTCGGCGGTGGCGCGCAGGCGGTCGTGCCGCTGGACGCAGCGGGGCAGGTCGAGCCGTTGTGCGCCGTCTATTCGACCGCCGCGCTCGCCCATGTGTCGGCGTTGATTGCCCAAGGCGAGCGCAAGGTGAGCCATCTGTTCGAGCGCATTCCGACCCGTTTTGTCGCCTTCGACGAGCTGCGCCGCCTCGAAGGGGCCGGGCTTTTTTTTGAAAACATTAACTCGCCGGCAGACTATCAAAGGGCGCTGCGACGCCTAAATCTGCCTCATTGA
- a CDS encoding YitT family protein gives MKKLIGEFKNALLIGAGALSAGFGLKGFLLSSQFIDGGVTGISLLVADVLHMPLSVLILLINLPFIAIAYRQIGWRFAVKSALAIATLALCLAFIKYPDVTPDKLLTAVFGGFFIGAGIGLTIRGGAVLDGTEVAALLISKSSSLFKVGDVILILNLFIFLAAAFFLGVESALYSILTYVAASKTVDFLVYGIEEFHAVTIISERSESIRQAIVEGLNRGVTVYQGRGGRTGVNQEILFCVVTRLEVGRVKGIVKEHDAAAFLVVHALADAEGGFVKRPALH, from the coding sequence ATGAAAAAGTTAATCGGGGAATTTAAGAACGCGCTGTTGATCGGTGCGGGCGCGCTTTCCGCCGGGTTCGGCTTGAAAGGTTTCCTGCTCTCCAGCCAGTTCATTGACGGCGGGGTGACTGGCATCTCACTGCTTGTGGCGGACGTGCTGCACATGCCGCTGTCGGTTCTGATCCTGTTGATCAACCTGCCCTTCATCGCCATCGCCTATCGCCAGATTGGCTGGCGCTTCGCGGTCAAGAGCGCGCTGGCTATCGCCACGCTGGCGCTCTGTCTGGCCTTCATCAAGTACCCGGACGTGACCCCGGACAAGCTGTTGACGGCTGTATTCGGCGGCTTTTTTATCGGCGCGGGCATCGGCCTGACCATCCGCGGCGGCGCCGTGTTGGACGGCACAGAGGTGGCGGCGCTGCTGATCAGCAAGAGCAGTTCCCTGTTCAAGGTCGGCGATGTGATTCTGATACTCAACCTCTTCATCTTCCTGGCCGCCGCCTTCTTCCTCGGCGTCGAATCGGCGCTCTATTCCATCCTGACCTATGTCGCCGCCTCCAAGACCGTAGACTTTCTGGTCTACGGCATCGAGGAATTCCATGCGGTGACGATCATCTCTGAGCGGAGCGAGAGCATCCGCCAAGCCATCGTCGAAGGCTTGAATCGCGGCGTGACCGTCTATCAAGGGCGCGGCGGACGCACAGGCGTCAACCAGGAAATCCTGTTCTGCGTGGTCACGCGGCTTGAGGTTGGCCGCGTCAAGGGCATCGTCAAAGAACACGACGCGGCGGCGTTTCTCGTCGTCCATGCATTGGCCGATGCGGAAGGCGGCTTTGTCAAAAGACCGGCGCTGCATTGA